The proteins below come from a single Malus sylvestris chromosome 3, drMalSylv7.2, whole genome shotgun sequence genomic window:
- the LOC126614370 gene encoding protein SEEDLING PLASTID DEVELOPMENT 1-like: MDEAAPQLTDDINRADALLALQSKLKKNPPLQAVAKSYEAPVYVTKSNSLMEIKKAVRALISAHKDGLRDYGSVENLKSSEKIDALEEARIAIEQVVIPKGEPVELLPRPSHIMSAQMDLIRKYQLEAERISKEPDVSPYPSFSYYSESVAEENHARLASERIDANDVLDDFLDTNGSTNGSLPIVDR; this comes from the exons atggatgAAGCTGCTCCCCAGTTAACAGATGATATCAACCGGGCAGATGCACTACTTGCCTTGCAATCGAAGCTCAAGAAGAATCCGCCGCTTCAAGCTGTTGCTAAATCTTATGAAGCGCCCGTTTATGTGACTAAG TCAAACTCGTTGATGGAAATTAAAAAGGCAGTTCGAGCATTAATAAGTGCTCATAAAGATGGGCTAAGGGATTATGGATCAGTAGAGAATTTGAAGTCATCTGAGAAGATTGATGCTTTAGAG GAGGCAAGAATAGCCATTGAGCAGGTTGTAATTCCAAAAGGGGAACCAGTGGAACTTCTTCCGAGGCCATCCCACATTATGTCTGCTCAGATGGACCTTATTCGCAAGTACCAACTAGAAGCAGAAAGAATTAGTAAAGAACCGGATGTGTCTCCGTATCCTTCCTTTTCATACTACAGTGAGTCAGTGGCAGAAGAGAATCATGCTAGGCTTGCTAGCGAAAGAATCGATGCCAATGATGTACTTGATGACTTTCTTGATACCAACGGTAGCACGAATGGTTCACTCCCCATTGTGGACAGATGA
- the LOC126617163 gene encoding protein SEEDLING PLASTID DEVELOPMENT 1-like — translation MGVRGDERKKAGGCLARELQFPHCFMTQCYRDFELRGLQTGLKKSISRTLHRISAIRNRRGVIIGLTCRVGRAISGSAVLLRDLVQDGGSLLLIGPPGGGKTTMIRMNYITMQLAIDLVVLIEVVENHMPQVIVIDEIGTKLEALAARKIARRGIQLVATAHGVTIENLIMNPSLEMFVGGIQLHYFHQFLERDTRR, via the exons ATGGGAGTCCGTGGGGACGAGAGGAAGAAAGCTGGTGGTTGCCTTGCCAGAGAATTGCAGTTCCCCCACT GTTTCATGACCCAGTGTTACAGGGATTTTGAGTTAAGAGGTTTACAGACAGGGttaaagaaaa GCATTAGCAGGACATTACACCGCATTAGTGCCATTAGGAATCGAAGAGGTGTCATTATTGGTCTAACTTGTCGTGTTGGTAGGGCAATATCTGGCAGTGCTGTCTTGCTGCGAGATTTGGTTCAAGATGGCGGTTCTTTGTTACTCATTGGGCCTCCGGGGGGAGGAAAAACAACAATGATCAG AATGAATTATATTACAATGCAGCTAGCTATTGATCTAGTG GTCTTGATAGAGGTTGTTGAAAACCATATGCCACAAGTGATTGTAATTGATGAAATTGGCACTAAACTTGAAGCTCTGGCTGCAAGAAAAATTGCGCGACGTGGAATTCAGCTAGTTGCCACAGCTCATGGTGTAACTATTGAGAATTTAATAATGAACCCTTCATTAGAGATGTTCGTTGGAGGAATACAG TTACATTATTTCCATCAGTTTTTAGAGCGTGACACTAGGAGATGA